The Aquitalea magnusonii region TCTCCATTTTCCTGCAGGACATCCGTGACCTCGACGTGGTGCAACAGGTGTATGCCAACTTCTTTACCGGCCAGTTGCCGGCACTGACCACCGTGGCGGTGGACGCCCTGCCGCTGCAGGCGCTGGTACAAGTGGAAGCGCTGGTTTCCAACGGCGAAGGCACCATCCCGCATGCACCGCAAGCCGGCGACCTGATCAAGGTAGCGCGCAACACACCCAAGGCCCCGTGCAGCGTGCTGTCCACCCAGACCGTGGCCTTTTCCCACTACAACAATATTTCCGCCCAGTTGCCGATCGACCCGGATACCGGCGCGCTGGTGGCCGGCGGCGTGCAGGAACAGACCGCGCAATGCCTGAAGAACATCAAGACCATCCTGGAAAACATTGATGTTCCCTTTGACGACATTGTCAAAATCAACGTTTTCCTGAAAGACCTGGCCGATACCGCTGCCGTGGACGCGGTATACACCACTTTCTTCCCGGATTCCGCCATTGCCCGCGCCGCTGCCTATTTCCCGGCACGCACCACCATTGCCGCCGCCGGCCTGCCGCTGGATGCGCTGGTGCAGATCGAAGCCGTGGTTTCCCATGGCGACGGCACCCCGCCGCAAGCGGTGGAAGACCGTCACGGCATCGTCATCCAGGCAGCCAACACCAGTGATGCGCCGCGCAGCCGCATTGCCACCCAGAGCGTGGCCTTCTCGCACTACAACCACATTTCGGCCCAACTGCCGCTGGAAGCCGGCAGCGGCAAACTGGTGGCCGGCGATATCAGCCAGCAGGCTAGGCTGTGTCTGCAGCACATCCAGACCATCGTGGAAAGCATCAACCACTCACTGGCCGATGTGGTGAAGGTAAACATCTTCCTGAAGAACATCGACGATATCGCCGCCGTGGACAGCGTGTACCGCACCTTCTTCCCCACCGGCACCCCGGCACGCCGCACCGTTGGCGTGGTTGCGCTGCCACAGGATGCGCTGATCCAGATTGACGCCGTGGTGGCCCACGCCGAAGGCACTGCGCCCAAGGCCCGCTAAGGCCGGATGCCAGGCAGACGGCCCGTGCTGGCAGCAAGCCTGGGCAGCAAAACGCTCAACCTTTCCGTGGTGGTGGTTGAGCGTTTTGCCATCTGCGCGGCCGGATCGGACCGCTATGCGGAAATCTGCCGGGCTCAGCCGGCATATTGCTGGCGCAC contains the following coding sequences:
- a CDS encoding RidA family protein, with amino-acid sequence MSNYNAVLARNTDKAPQAIGPYSQTVAFSHYNNLSAQLPVDPATGKLVAGGIREQAQQCFANIKAVIDSIGHSLNDVVRISIFLQDIRDLDVVQQVYANFFTGQLPALTTVAVDALPLQALVQVEALVSNGEGTIPHAPQAGDLIKVARNTPKAPCSVLSTQTVAFSHYNNISAQLPIDPDTGALVAGGVQEQTAQCLKNIKTILENIDVPFDDIVKINVFLKDLADTAAVDAVYTTFFPDSAIARAAAYFPARTTIAAAGLPLDALVQIEAVVSHGDGTPPQAVEDRHGIVIQAANTSDAPRSRIATQSVAFSHYNHISAQLPLEAGSGKLVAGDISQQARLCLQHIQTIVESINHSLADVVKVNIFLKNIDDIAAVDSVYRTFFPTGTPARRTVGVVALPQDALIQIDAVVAHAEGTAPKAR